A window of Spodoptera frugiperda isolate SF20-4 chromosome 17, AGI-APGP_CSIRO_Sfru_2.0, whole genome shotgun sequence contains these coding sequences:
- the LOC118276674 gene encoding uncharacterized protein LOC118276674 isoform X2, with protein sequence MLFYSALFVCFLVVLASDNTEVKKAEPDKIETIFADVIKNISRVNNVLQELINNYEQLQKVYISQENFDRPELSSQGDTEHSSQNIKKPKTPTPYVHKQAGTRMILSDTEIDKTTKGRTDKTVIKKTTAYDPTALSDSSDMEKIIQRDVKKLKQLEESRNVKKAATDTLAASIPQRQPVIHPNLHSKEDKSKESQNTKIIFINTQKKVRDKTDKEPKTMGEQTVDDNSMKLNPKYDTKDILNKDELNSNVRPQNVNDRNISSIVINKLHSYSIDGLGKPLDVEIQIGVNPENSKDVEKQRDADKERNQLNSKYLVKQEMPRNVDKFRKVTTEDPNDPDNQRNYASPRNADIIKSPDNPSNRHRESENPRGTGNLSHKEALKRPGNQEHPIYSKEFGHATASEEKYVLTDDDESIHINKKLKTVNNIAVSQIETATLRTHVDNKSAQKNQGDTSSDISDDDDALTKDMFKTSVLRQAYGDACLKLVVRKCYRACKATIKYSCRAVQCKSEIKSCFKKRYKSACDKVFEGTPGVDLRKLNPDGLHVDITREGYLAVACQPQTGTGLSELRRHLLPNKGTINASNVNSKGNDIELNLLRDRYEKACQKLSRGKCTTACNYAQNATCVKFECGKKLKKNLRRNCKAKCRIAYSSTSKKKGSGSGSDSGSDSDDDDSGTDDSGESESE encoded by the exons atgttgttttacaGTGCGCTCTTTGTGTGTTTCTTGGTTGTTCTG GCTTCCGACAATACAGAAGTAAAAAAGGCAGAACCAGACAAAATAGAAACAATATTCGCTGACGtcattaaaaacatttcacGGGTCAACAACGTATTACAAGAGCTTATCAATAATTATGAACAATTACAAAAAGTATACATATCTCAAGAGAATTTTGATAGACCAGAATTGTCAAGTCAAGGGGACACTGAGCACTCATCTCAAAATATCAAAAAGCCAAAGACACCTACACCTTACGTGCATAAACAGGCAGGTACACGAATGATACTATCAGACACCGAAATAGATAAAACCACCAAAGGTAGGACTGATAAAACGGTTATAAAAAAAACGACAGCGTACGATCCCACGGCTTTATCAGATTCTTCTGACATGgaaaaaattatacaaagagATGTTAAAAAACTCAAACAACTAGAAGAGTCAAGAAATGTTAAAAAAGCAGCTACAGATACACTCGCAGCAAGTATACCGCAAAGACAGCCAGTAATACATCCTAACTTACACAGTAAAGAAGATAAAAGTAAAGAAtctcaaaatacaaaaataattttcattaacacTCAAAAGAAAGTGAGAGATAAAACAGACAAAGAGCCAAAAACAATGGGTGAACAGACAGTTGACGACAATTCTATGAAATTAAATCCGAAGTATGATACGAAAGATATACTTAATAAGGACGAGTTAAATAGTAATGTGAGACCACAGAATGTGAATGATAGAAATATTTCTAGtatcgtaataaataaattacattcttaTTCTATCGACGGTCTAGGAAAACCGCTAGATGTAGAAATACAAATAGGTGTAAATCCAGAAAATTCAAAAGACGTAGAGAAGCAACGGGATGCAGATAAAGAAAGAAATCAACTAAATTCAAAGTATTTAGTAAAACAAGAAATGCCAAGGAATGTAGATAAATTCAGAAAGGTAACTACAGAAGATCCAAATGATCCAGATAACCAAAGAAATTATGCGAGTCCAAGGAATGCAGATATTATAAAGAGTCCAGACAACCCAAGTAATAGACACAGAGAATCAGAAAATCCAAGAGGTACAGGAAATTTATCTCATAAAGAAGCCCTCAAAAGACCAGGAAATCAGGAACATCCTATTTATTCAAAAGAATTTGGTCACGCTACGGCTTcagaagaaaaatatgttttgaccGACGATGATGAAAgcattcatataaataaaaaactcaaaACTGTGAATAACATTGCAGTATCTCAAATTGAAACAGCTACGTTAAGGACTCATGTGGATAATAAATCTGCTCAG aaaaatcaAGGAGACACGTCTTCAGATATAAGCGATGATGACGATGCGTTGACTAAAGACATGTTTAAAACCAGTGTGCTACGCCAAGCCTATGGGGACGCCTGTCTCAAGCTTGTGGTTCGGAAATGTTATCGG GCATGTAAagctacaataaaatattcctgTAGAGCGGTCCAATGTAAGAGCGAAATAAAGTCGTGTTTCAAAAAACGTTACAAAAGTGCATGTGACAAGGTGTTTGAAGGCACTCCAGGCGTTGATTTGCGAAAATTAAACC cCGACGGTCTTCATGTGGATATAACAAGAGAAGGCTATCTAGCAGTAGCCTGTCAGCCACAAACTGGTACCGGACTG TCTGAACTTAGACGACACCTACTCCCAAACAAAGGTACAATAAATGCAAGCAACGTGAATTCAAAAGGCAATGATATCGAACTAAACTTACTGAGAGATCGTTACGAGAAGGCCTGTCAGAAACTATCCCGAGGTAAATGTACCACAGCTTGCAATTACGCTCAAAATGCCACATGTGTCAAATTTGAATGCGGGAAGAAGTTGAAGAAGAATTTGAGAAGAAATTGTAAGGCTAAATGTAGGATAGCTTACTCTAGTACTTCGAAGAAGAAGGGTAGTGGCAGTGGCAGCGACAGTGGTAGtgatagtgatgatgatgattcaggCACTGATGATTCGGGTGAATCGGAGAGTGAGTAA
- the LOC118276674 gene encoding uncharacterized protein LOC118276674 isoform X1: MLFYSALFVCFLVVLASDNTEVKKAEPDKIETIFADVIKNISRVNNVLQELINNYEQLQKVYISQENFDRPELSSQGDTEHSSQNIKKPKTPTPYVHKQAGTRMILSDTEIDKTTKGRTDKTVIKKTTAYDPTALSDSSDMEKIIQRDVKKLKQLEESRNVKKAATDTLAASIPQRQPVIHPNLHSKEDKSKESQNTKIIFINTQKKVRDKTDKEPKTMGEQTVDDNSMKLNPKYDTKDILNKDELNSNVRPQNVNDRNISSIVINKLHSYSIDGLGKPLDVEIQIGVNPENSKDVEKQRDADKERNQLNSKYLVKQEMPRNVDKFRKVTTEDPNDPDNQRNYASPRNADIIKSPDNPSNRHRESENPRGTGNLSHKEALKRPGNQEHPIYSKEFGHATASEEKYVLTDDDESIHINKKLKTVNNIAVSQIETATLRTHVDNKSAQKNQGDTSSDISDDDDALTKDMFKTSVLRQAYGDACLKLVVRKCYRACKKVYVTSCKTTHCKSDLKEIFQRSSRTGCIKEFVDKKEDCDSDKKHAFRAGESPDGLHVDITREGYLAVACQPQTGTGLSELRRHLLPNKGTINASNVNSKGNDIELNLLRDRYEKACQKLSRGKCTTACNYAQNATCVKFECGKKLKKNLRRNCKAKCRIAYSSTSKKKGSGSGSDSGSDSDDDDSGTDDSGESESE; the protein is encoded by the exons atgttgttttacaGTGCGCTCTTTGTGTGTTTCTTGGTTGTTCTG GCTTCCGACAATACAGAAGTAAAAAAGGCAGAACCAGACAAAATAGAAACAATATTCGCTGACGtcattaaaaacatttcacGGGTCAACAACGTATTACAAGAGCTTATCAATAATTATGAACAATTACAAAAAGTATACATATCTCAAGAGAATTTTGATAGACCAGAATTGTCAAGTCAAGGGGACACTGAGCACTCATCTCAAAATATCAAAAAGCCAAAGACACCTACACCTTACGTGCATAAACAGGCAGGTACACGAATGATACTATCAGACACCGAAATAGATAAAACCACCAAAGGTAGGACTGATAAAACGGTTATAAAAAAAACGACAGCGTACGATCCCACGGCTTTATCAGATTCTTCTGACATGgaaaaaattatacaaagagATGTTAAAAAACTCAAACAACTAGAAGAGTCAAGAAATGTTAAAAAAGCAGCTACAGATACACTCGCAGCAAGTATACCGCAAAGACAGCCAGTAATACATCCTAACTTACACAGTAAAGAAGATAAAAGTAAAGAAtctcaaaatacaaaaataattttcattaacacTCAAAAGAAAGTGAGAGATAAAACAGACAAAGAGCCAAAAACAATGGGTGAACAGACAGTTGACGACAATTCTATGAAATTAAATCCGAAGTATGATACGAAAGATATACTTAATAAGGACGAGTTAAATAGTAATGTGAGACCACAGAATGTGAATGATAGAAATATTTCTAGtatcgtaataaataaattacattcttaTTCTATCGACGGTCTAGGAAAACCGCTAGATGTAGAAATACAAATAGGTGTAAATCCAGAAAATTCAAAAGACGTAGAGAAGCAACGGGATGCAGATAAAGAAAGAAATCAACTAAATTCAAAGTATTTAGTAAAACAAGAAATGCCAAGGAATGTAGATAAATTCAGAAAGGTAACTACAGAAGATCCAAATGATCCAGATAACCAAAGAAATTATGCGAGTCCAAGGAATGCAGATATTATAAAGAGTCCAGACAACCCAAGTAATAGACACAGAGAATCAGAAAATCCAAGAGGTACAGGAAATTTATCTCATAAAGAAGCCCTCAAAAGACCAGGAAATCAGGAACATCCTATTTATTCAAAAGAATTTGGTCACGCTACGGCTTcagaagaaaaatatgttttgaccGACGATGATGAAAgcattcatataaataaaaaactcaaaACTGTGAATAACATTGCAGTATCTCAAATTGAAACAGCTACGTTAAGGACTCATGTGGATAATAAATCTGCTCAG aaaaatcaAGGAGACACGTCTTCAGATATAAGCGATGATGACGATGCGTTGACTAAAGACATGTTTAAAACCAGTGTGCTACGCCAAGCCTATGGGGACGCCTGTCTCAAGCTTGTGGTTCGGAAATGTTATCGG GCATGCAAAAAAGTTTATGTGACATCCTGCAAAACAACTCATTGCAAGTCTGacttaaaagaaatattccaAAGAAGTTCTAGAACTGGTTGTATCAAGGAATTTGTAGACAAGAAAGAAGATTGTGATAGTGATAAAAAGCACGCATTTCGAGCTGGAGAGAGCC cCGACGGTCTTCATGTGGATATAACAAGAGAAGGCTATCTAGCAGTAGCCTGTCAGCCACAAACTGGTACCGGACTG TCTGAACTTAGACGACACCTACTCCCAAACAAAGGTACAATAAATGCAAGCAACGTGAATTCAAAAGGCAATGATATCGAACTAAACTTACTGAGAGATCGTTACGAGAAGGCCTGTCAGAAACTATCCCGAGGTAAATGTACCACAGCTTGCAATTACGCTCAAAATGCCACATGTGTCAAATTTGAATGCGGGAAGAAGTTGAAGAAGAATTTGAGAAGAAATTGTAAGGCTAAATGTAGGATAGCTTACTCTAGTACTTCGAAGAAGAAGGGTAGTGGCAGTGGCAGCGACAGTGGTAGtgatagtgatgatgatgattcaggCACTGATGATTCGGGTGAATCGGAGAGTGAGTAA